One Heterodontus francisci isolate sHetFra1 chromosome 3, sHetFra1.hap1, whole genome shotgun sequence DNA window includes the following coding sequences:
- the LOC137365101 gene encoding carbohydrate sulfotransferase 9-like isoform X1: MDFPGRFSATLLLLGYLGWLFCKEWRSGVSSAAGEAGPGSAVVSGPMTFDSFLHNQQLRKKLLRSFCNQGPKVNRLRQPSYFSRLRVNERHELVYCSVPDVGPANWDQMLKTLNSLPGQVEKIVNETAPLQAPHENLSHYDMTTIKSLLASYTKIIFIRDPLWRLLSTYHHHGATEEPFEAFVQRVLGQELKPAASWKPLVELCHPCLVRYDYVIVHGLLDQEMRHLLRRIGISEEVELPKFQDLEESLTSQVLKEQHFGQLSAQLMGKLFQFYHRDFAAFNFTNGSILN, from the exons ATGGACTTCCCTGGACGGTTTTCAGCCACGTTACTGCTGCTGGGTTATCTAGGCTGGCTCTTTTGTAAAGAGTGGAGATCAGGCGTTTCATCTGCTGCTGGAGAAG CAGGTCCTGGTTCAGCGGTAGTGAGCGGGCCCATGACCTTTGACTCCTTCCTTCACAATCAGCAGCTGAGGAAAAAGCTGCTGAGGTCATTCTGCAATCAGGGGCCAAAGGTCAACAGGCTCCGTCAGCCCAGCTACTTTTCCAGGCTAAGAGTGAATGAGCGTCACGAGCTGGTGTACTGCAGTGTGCCTGATGTTGGCCCAGCGAACTGGGACCAGATGTTAAAGACCCTGAATAGCCTGCCTGGGCAAGTGGAGAAGATAGTGAACGAGACTGCACCATTACAGGCACCTCACGAGAACCTGAGCCATTATGACATGACCACCATCAAGAGCCTGCTGGCGTCGTACACCAAAATTATCTTCATCAGAGACCCCCTCTGGCGCCTGCTCTCCACTTACCATCACCACGGTGCCACAGAGGAGCCCTTTGAAGCATTTGTTCAACGCGTGTTAGGGCAGGAGTTGAAACCGGCTGCCAGCTGGAAGCCCCTCGTTGAGCTATGCCACCCGTGTCTTGTCCGATACGACTATGTCATAGTGCACGGGCTCCTCGACCAAGAGATGAGACATCTTTTGCGTCGGATAGGCATCTCGGAGGAGGTGGAGCTGCCCAAGTTCCAGGACTTGGAGGAGAGTCTGACGTCCCAGGTGCTGAAGGAGCAGCACTTTGGCCAGCTCTCAGCACAGCTGAtgggcaagttgtttcagtttTACCACAGAGACTTCGCTGCCTTCAATTTCACCAATGGTTCAATCTTGAATTAA
- the LOC137365101 gene encoding carbohydrate sulfotransferase 9-like isoform X2, with product MDFPGRFSATLLLLGYLGWLFCKEWRSGVSSAAGEGPGSAVVSGPMTFDSFLHNQQLRKKLLRSFCNQGPKVNRLRQPSYFSRLRVNERHELVYCSVPDVGPANWDQMLKTLNSLPGQVEKIVNETAPLQAPHENLSHYDMTTIKSLLASYTKIIFIRDPLWRLLSTYHHHGATEEPFEAFVQRVLGQELKPAASWKPLVELCHPCLVRYDYVIVHGLLDQEMRHLLRRIGISEEVELPKFQDLEESLTSQVLKEQHFGQLSAQLMGKLFQFYHRDFAAFNFTNGSILN from the exons ATGGACTTCCCTGGACGGTTTTCAGCCACGTTACTGCTGCTGGGTTATCTAGGCTGGCTCTTTTGTAAAGAGTGGAGATCAGGCGTTTCATCTGCTGCTGGAGAAG GTCCTGGTTCAGCGGTAGTGAGCGGGCCCATGACCTTTGACTCCTTCCTTCACAATCAGCAGCTGAGGAAAAAGCTGCTGAGGTCATTCTGCAATCAGGGGCCAAAGGTCAACAGGCTCCGTCAGCCCAGCTACTTTTCCAGGCTAAGAGTGAATGAGCGTCACGAGCTGGTGTACTGCAGTGTGCCTGATGTTGGCCCAGCGAACTGGGACCAGATGTTAAAGACCCTGAATAGCCTGCCTGGGCAAGTGGAGAAGATAGTGAACGAGACTGCACCATTACAGGCACCTCACGAGAACCTGAGCCATTATGACATGACCACCATCAAGAGCCTGCTGGCGTCGTACACCAAAATTATCTTCATCAGAGACCCCCTCTGGCGCCTGCTCTCCACTTACCATCACCACGGTGCCACAGAGGAGCCCTTTGAAGCATTTGTTCAACGCGTGTTAGGGCAGGAGTTGAAACCGGCTGCCAGCTGGAAGCCCCTCGTTGAGCTATGCCACCCGTGTCTTGTCCGATACGACTATGTCATAGTGCACGGGCTCCTCGACCAAGAGATGAGACATCTTTTGCGTCGGATAGGCATCTCGGAGGAGGTGGAGCTGCCCAAGTTCCAGGACTTGGAGGAGAGTCTGACGTCCCAGGTGCTGAAGGAGCAGCACTTTGGCCAGCTCTCAGCACAGCTGAtgggcaagttgtttcagtttTACCACAGAGACTTCGCTGCCTTCAATTTCACCAATGGTTCAATCTTGAATTAA